The following coding sequences are from one Streptomyces sp. NBC_01232 window:
- a CDS encoding DUF5926 family protein, whose amino-acid sequence MAKKRPAAKTAKPQLNNGEIPVVGAREPCPCGSGRRYKACHGAAAAHAVTEHVQRPFEGLPGECDWVALRELVPAATVPLTLKGGLPEGVPSVTLVTVLPMAWPALRREDGSVLLGLQNDSSSGDLGRDMADTLERALVAEPGTPVAARRVPAEGPRLQDLLDVDGGFEPVVHTGFEFWIPESESAQSASPEIAASLERANAAAIPTVKLTGVDAAYWCETPDKNHLRWVMPHPEEKLLDALARLHAAGTTSLGEGTKLVGSFRAHGLMVPVWDLPTGVTADDVEKPAAQFAERLAGALATDAPLTTEERRARGGLTNRQVTLS is encoded by the coding sequence ATGGCCAAGAAGCGCCCCGCAGCCAAGACTGCAAAGCCGCAGCTCAACAACGGTGAGATCCCGGTTGTGGGCGCCCGCGAGCCCTGTCCCTGCGGATCCGGCCGCCGCTACAAGGCCTGCCACGGCGCAGCCGCCGCGCACGCCGTCACCGAGCACGTGCAGCGCCCCTTCGAGGGCCTGCCGGGCGAATGCGACTGGGTCGCGCTGCGCGAGCTGGTTCCCGCGGCCACCGTCCCCCTGACCCTCAAGGGCGGCCTGCCCGAGGGCGTCCCCTCCGTCACCCTGGTGACCGTGCTGCCCATGGCATGGCCGGCGCTGCGCCGCGAGGACGGTTCCGTCCTCCTCGGCCTGCAGAACGACTCGTCCTCCGGCGACCTCGGCCGCGACATGGCCGACACCCTGGAGCGCGCCCTCGTGGCCGAGCCGGGTACTCCCGTTGCCGCCCGCCGCGTTCCCGCCGAGGGTCCCCGACTTCAGGATCTCCTGGACGTCGACGGCGGTTTCGAGCCGGTTGTCCACACCGGGTTCGAATTCTGGATTCCGGAATCCGAGAGCGCCCAGAGCGCCTCGCCGGAGATCGCCGCCTCGCTGGAGCGCGCCAACGCGGCCGCCATTCCCACCGTCAAGCTGACCGGCGTGGACGCCGCCTACTGGTGCGAGACCCCGGACAAGAACCACCTGCGCTGGGTCATGCCGCACCCCGAGGAGAAGCTGCTCGACGCGCTCGCGCGGCTGCACGCGGCCGGCACGACCTCGCTCGGCGAGGGCACGAAGCTCGTCGGCTCCTTCCGTGCGCACGGCCTGATGGTCCCCGTCTGGGACCTGCCCACCGGGGTCACGGCCGACGACGTCGAGAAGCCCGCGGCGCAGTTCGCGGAGCGCCTGGCCGGGGCTCTGGCCACGGATGCTCCGCTGACCACGGAGGAGCGCCGGGCCCGCGGCGGACTCACCAACCGCCAGGTGACGCTCAGCTGA
- a CDS encoding PP2C family protein-serine/threonine phosphatase, with the protein MLDMHPRVRVDVDSLMAAQHDLGVCDAIWRIAPGGKADAMSAPHLPKVAGIDPAVTVSPQTAAPTPARTTPAPAPPPGPGSVIQDRLAGMVSDLTTLHELTERLARASDLDTSLREFLRAGAALVGARRGLVVLEPSDGLGPTSTIGLGLGHAELGHIETVPRSATSYGRILDGLPDAQGGSEVLPEPGAPPGAGGFAAPVDPRHREVAARLGYAASYALPLTAEATGRLGAAVWLYDEQAEPNDRQRDLVGLYVRHAAEHLARMLEVERCRSQLATVSEELLPSRLPRIPGVQLAARHHTGPRGGGDWYDALPLPEGALGLAVGSVTGSGPSAVAAMGRLRASLRAYAVMEGEDPVAVLSDLELLLRLTEPARSATALFAYCEPAGGSQPAGERSKIILAGAGHTPPLLIGEHRTEYVETSLSAPLGMLSCWEAPSVEIEPAPGETVLLYTDGLLHHTGDPMDRAYARLHAAAAGVPRSARDDPAALCEHILRTVLPGGEPTDAPEDIVLLAARFE; encoded by the coding sequence ATGCTGGACATGCATCCACGTGTGCGTGTAGATGTGGATTCCTTGATGGCGGCGCAGCACGATCTGGGGGTTTGCGATGCTATTTGGCGAATCGCACCAGGTGGAAAGGCGGACGCCATGAGCGCCCCGCATCTGCCGAAAGTGGCTGGAATCGATCCAGCAGTAACGGTGTCACCGCAGACTGCGGCGCCCACACCCGCCCGGACCACCCCCGCACCGGCCCCTCCGCCCGGCCCGGGCAGTGTCATCCAGGACCGGCTGGCGGGCATGGTCTCGGATCTCACCACCCTGCACGAGCTCACCGAGCGCCTCGCTCGCGCCAGTGATCTCGACACCTCGCTCCGCGAGTTCCTGCGCGCCGGAGCCGCACTCGTCGGCGCCCGCCGCGGTCTGGTCGTCCTGGAGCCCTCCGACGGACTCGGCCCGACCAGCACGATCGGCCTCGGGCTCGGCCACGCGGAGCTCGGCCACATCGAGACCGTGCCGCGCAGTGCCACCTCCTACGGGCGGATTCTCGACGGCCTGCCCGACGCCCAGGGCGGCTCCGAGGTCCTCCCCGAACCGGGGGCGCCCCCCGGCGCCGGGGGTTTCGCCGCCCCCGTCGACCCCCGCCACCGTGAGGTCGCCGCCCGCCTCGGCTATGCCGCCAGCTACGCGCTCCCCCTCACCGCCGAGGCCACCGGCCGGCTCGGCGCGGCCGTCTGGCTCTACGACGAGCAGGCCGAGCCGAACGACCGCCAGCGCGACCTCGTCGGGCTGTACGTGCGGCACGCCGCCGAGCACCTGGCCCGGATGCTGGAGGTGGAACGCTGCCGCTCGCAGCTGGCCACCGTCTCCGAGGAGCTGCTGCCGAGCAGGCTCCCCCGGATCCCCGGGGTGCAGCTCGCGGCCCGCCACCACACGGGGCCGCGGGGCGGGGGCGACTGGTACGACGCGCTGCCGCTGCCCGAGGGAGCCCTGGGCCTGGCCGTCGGATCCGTCACCGGATCCGGGCCGAGCGCCGTCGCCGCGATGGGCCGGCTGCGCGCATCACTGCGCGCCTACGCCGTCATGGAGGGCGAGGACCCCGTAGCCGTCCTGTCCGACCTGGAGCTGCTGCTGCGCCTCACCGAGCCCGCCCGCTCCGCCACCGCGCTCTTCGCCTACTGCGAACCCGCCGGGGGATCCCAGCCCGCGGGCGAGAGAAGCAAGATCATCCTGGCCGGTGCCGGGCACACCCCGCCGCTGCTGATCGGCGAGCACCGCACCGAGTACGTCGAGACCTCGCTCTCCGCACCCCTGGGCATGCTGTCCTGCTGGGAGGCGCCGAGCGTGGAGATCGAACCTGCACCCGGAGAAACGGTGCTTCTCTACACCGACGGGCTGCTCCACCACACGGGCGACCCGATGGACCGGGCCTACGCACGGCTGCACGCCGCAGCCGCGGGGGTACCCCGCAGCGCCCGCGACGATCCGGCGGCCCTGTGCGAGCACATCCTGCGGACCGTGCTGCCCGGCGGGGAGCCGACCGACGCCCCCGAGGACATCGTGCTGCTCGCCGCCCGGTTCGAGTGA
- a CDS encoding glycerophosphodiester phosphodiesterase: protein MPRTIQVVAHRGASEDAPEHTLAAYRKAIEDGADGLECDVRLTADGHLVLVHDRRVNRTSNGRGAVSALELADLAALDFGSWKDREESPDWDADPERTSVLTLERLLELVSDAGRPVQLAIETKHPTRWAGQVEERLLVLLKRFGLDAPPVEGPHPVRVMSFSARSLHRIRAAAPTIPTVYLMQFISPRMRDGRLPAGVTIAGPGMRIVRNHPAYIHKLRGAGHSVHVWTVNEPEDVQLCADLGVEAIITNRPRQVLSQLGR from the coding sequence ATGCCGCGCACCATCCAGGTCGTCGCCCACCGCGGCGCCTCGGAGGATGCCCCCGAGCACACCCTGGCCGCCTACCGGAAGGCCATCGAGGACGGCGCCGACGGCCTCGAATGCGATGTCCGGCTCACCGCGGACGGCCATCTGGTCCTGGTCCACGACCGCCGGGTGAACCGGACCTCGAACGGCCGCGGCGCCGTCTCCGCCCTGGAGCTGGCCGATCTCGCCGCCCTCGACTTCGGCTCCTGGAAGGACCGCGAGGAGTCGCCCGACTGGGACGCGGACCCCGAGCGCACCTCCGTCCTCACCCTCGAGCGCCTGCTGGAGCTGGTCTCCGACGCCGGAAGGCCGGTGCAGCTCGCGATCGAGACGAAGCATCCGACCCGCTGGGCCGGACAGGTGGAGGAGCGCCTGCTCGTCCTCCTCAAGCGCTTCGGTCTGGACGCCCCGCCGGTCGAGGGTCCGCACCCGGTGCGGGTCATGAGCTTCTCCGCGCGCTCGCTGCACCGGATCCGGGCGGCCGCGCCGACGATCCCGACCGTGTACCTGATGCAGTTCATCTCGCCCCGGATGCGGGACGGACGCCTGCCGGCCGGTGTGACGATCGCCGGTCCCGGGATGCGGATCGTGCGCAACCACCCCGCCTACATCCACAAGCTCCGGGGCGCGGGCCACTCCGTACACGTATGGACAGTGAACGAACCGGAAGACGTTCAGCTCTGCGCTGATCTGGGCGTGGAGGCAATCATCACGAACAGGCCCCGCCAGGTTCTGTCCCAACTGGGGCGCTGA
- a CDS encoding bifunctional DNA primase/polymerase, with translation MREILGRRLQRLRDRFQSLRPDPGRSGGTSALLDAALVCATTWQWPVLPGVGRSATDGSRCACPEPDCVVPGAHPFDPGLLAATTDPRMVAWWWANRPTAPVLMATGGPAPCAVSLPAGAAARALVRLDAQGMRLGPVVATPTRWSLMVAPYSLERLGELLYAKDHVPSSLRFHGEGGYLLLPPSAASTGGQVRWEREPRADRRPSGARGAGDLWLPEVEAVVDALVEASSGAPGGGSRLAY, from the coding sequence ATGCGCGAGATCCTCGGAAGGCGTCTCCAGCGGCTCCGCGATCGCTTTCAGTCCCTGCGCCCCGACCCCGGACGGAGCGGCGGCACGTCCGCCCTCCTCGATGCGGCGCTCGTCTGCGCCACCACCTGGCAATGGCCGGTCCTGCCCGGCGTGGGCCGGTCCGCCACCGACGGATCGCGGTGCGCCTGCCCGGAACCCGACTGCGTCGTTCCCGGCGCGCACCCCTTCGACCCGGGACTGCTCGCCGCCACCACCGACCCCCGGATGGTGGCCTGGTGGTGGGCCAACCGGCCCACCGCTCCCGTCCTGATGGCCACCGGCGGGCCCGCCCCGTGCGCGGTGAGCCTGCCGGCCGGCGCGGCCGCGCGTGCCCTCGTACGACTGGACGCGCAGGGCATGCGGCTCGGCCCGGTCGTGGCCACGCCCACCCGCTGGTCGCTGATGGTGGCTCCGTACTCGCTGGAGCGCCTCGGCGAACTCCTGTACGCCAAGGACCACGTGCCCTCCTCGCTGCGCTTCCACGGCGAGGGCGGCTACCTGTTGCTGCCGCCCTCCGCCGCGTCCACCGGCGGCCAAGTGCGCTGGGAGCGGGAGCCGCGGGCGGATCGGCGGCCGTCGGGTGCACGGGGTGCGGGAGACCTCTGGCTGCCCGAGGTCGAGGCGGTCGTGGACGCTCTGGTCGAGGCCAGCAGCGGTGCGCCGGGAGGCGGCAGCAGGCTCGCGTACTGA